From Acidovorax sp. FHTAMBA, one genomic window encodes:
- the hisC gene encoding histidinol-phosphate transaminase yields the protein MTTPASSPLQALARIRPDVRAMHSYVVQPSTGMLKMDAMENPFRLPAHLQAALGQRLGSVALNRYPGDRIADLKAALAQYAGMPEGYGIVLGNGSDELITLLALACAQPGTGQRATMLAPMPGFVMYPLSAQLQGLDFVGVPLTPDFELDEPAMLAAIAQHRPAITYIAYPNNPTATLWDEGTVQRIIDAAGAQGGIVVMDEAYQPFASRTWIDRMRAEPARNAHVLLMRTLSKFGLAGVRLGYLIGPSAFVSEIDKVRPPYNVSVLNCEAALFALEHAEVFAAQAAEIRVERTTLIAALRQMPGVEKCWDSEANMVLIRVADSAKAYEGMKNRKVLVKNVSTMHPLLANCLRLTVGNAEDNAQMLAALQASL from the coding sequence ATGACTACTCCCGCGTCGTCCCCCCTCCAGGCCCTGGCCCGCATCCGCCCAGATGTGCGCGCGATGCATTCCTATGTCGTGCAGCCGTCCACCGGCATGCTCAAGATGGACGCGATGGAGAACCCCTTCCGCCTGCCCGCGCATTTGCAGGCCGCGCTGGGCCAGCGCCTGGGTTCGGTGGCACTCAACCGCTACCCCGGCGACCGCATTGCCGACCTGAAGGCGGCCCTGGCGCAGTACGCGGGCATGCCCGAGGGCTATGGCATCGTGTTGGGAAACGGGTCGGACGAACTCATCACCCTGCTGGCGCTGGCCTGCGCACAGCCAGGCACGGGACAGCGCGCCACCATGCTGGCGCCCATGCCCGGCTTTGTGATGTACCCCTTGTCGGCGCAGCTGCAGGGCCTGGACTTTGTCGGCGTGCCGCTCACGCCCGACTTCGAGCTGGACGAGCCTGCCATGCTGGCTGCCATCGCCCAGCACCGCCCCGCCATCACCTACATCGCCTACCCCAACAACCCCACGGCCACGCTGTGGGACGAGGGCACCGTGCAACGCATCATCGACGCCGCAGGCGCACAGGGCGGCATCGTGGTCATGGACGAGGCCTACCAGCCCTTTGCCAGCCGCACCTGGATCGACCGCATGCGCGCAGAGCCTGCGCGCAATGCGCACGTGCTGCTCATGCGCACGCTCAGCAAGTTTGGCCTCGCGGGCGTGCGCCTGGGCTACCTCATCGGACCCTCGGCGTTCGTGAGCGAGATCGACAAGGTGCGCCCGCCCTACAACGTGAGCGTGCTCAACTGCGAAGCCGCCCTGTTTGCGCTGGAGCATGCCGAGGTGTTCGCCGCCCAGGCCGCCGAGATCCGTGTCGAACGCACCACGCTCATCGCCGCGTTGCGCCAGATGCCGGGAGTCGAAAAGTGCTGGGATAGCGAGGCCAACATGGTGCTGATCCGCGTGGCGGATTCCGCCAAGGCCTACGAGGGCATGAAAAACCGCAAGGTGCTCGTCAAGAACGTTTCTACAATGCACCCATTGCTGGCCAACTGCCTGCGCCTGACGGTAGGCAATGCCGAAGACAACGCGCAGATGCTGGCCGCACTCCAAGCCTCCCTATGA
- a CDS encoding HlyD family efflux transporter periplasmic adaptor subunit translates to MKIQFDKPPGSAQETNGLSVRYAASKRAVPRWRWYLLLAMVLTPPAYLLTRFTVAYWWETSPAIVMTEQVVVRARAAGQVKHVAQPGALVRAGEPVIALEGAAAPRQNPPATPAPAPARDRSNPMVAMIASRQAMFDEALRLAQSQLALQQERLRTMQALRAEGAATRQELDNARIQEMQAQAVAVRASTDARENRAQLVREQARTPDEPPDTPAPRAVEDSTTEDGDVRAPFDAVVVRQFVHQGEWVAPGADIAVLQGPAPAMVHAYLPPDQARYAQVGRKATLRFMDGGRIRAEVADVIAEAERTPAERTSPLAPRMPSIVVRLRPVEPLPPSYRIHYLPLDVRFDWVWDWAP, encoded by the coding sequence TTGAAAATTCAGTTCGACAAACCCCCGGGCTCAGCCCAGGAAACCAACGGCCTGTCCGTGCGCTATGCCGCGTCCAAACGAGCGGTGCCGCGTTGGCGCTGGTATTTGCTGCTGGCCATGGTGCTCACCCCGCCAGCCTACCTGCTGACCCGGTTCACGGTGGCGTACTGGTGGGAGACCTCACCTGCCATCGTGATGACCGAACAAGTGGTGGTGCGTGCCCGGGCGGCCGGTCAGGTCAAACACGTCGCGCAGCCAGGCGCTTTGGTGCGCGCCGGAGAGCCTGTCATCGCTCTGGAGGGCGCAGCAGCGCCTCGCCAGAATCCTCCGGCAACACCTGCTCCTGCACCAGCCCGTGACCGATCCAACCCCATGGTGGCAATGATCGCGAGCCGCCAGGCCATGTTTGATGAGGCCCTGCGCCTGGCCCAAAGCCAGCTCGCACTGCAACAGGAACGCCTGCGCACCATGCAGGCGCTGCGCGCCGAAGGAGCGGCGACGCGCCAGGAATTGGACAACGCACGCATCCAGGAAATGCAGGCGCAGGCTGTGGCAGTGCGTGCGAGCACTGATGCGAGGGAAAACAGGGCCCAGCTGGTACGCGAGCAGGCCAGGACCCCTGACGAACCGCCCGACACCCCCGCGCCCCGCGCGGTCGAGGATTCAACCACAGAGGATGGGGATGTGAGAGCACCCTTCGATGCCGTGGTGGTGCGCCAGTTCGTGCACCAGGGCGAATGGGTCGCGCCCGGTGCCGACATAGCGGTACTGCAAGGGCCAGCCCCCGCGATGGTCCACGCCTACTTGCCGCCCGACCAGGCACGCTATGCGCAAGTGGGGCGCAAAGCCACACTGCGCTTCATGGACGGGGGGCGCATTCGCGCCGAAGTGGCTGACGTCATCGCAGAAGCCGAGCGCACCCCCGCAGAGCGAACGTCACCTCTGGCCCCACGCATGCCGTCGATTGTCGTGCGTTTGCGCCCTGTCGAACCTCTGCCGCCGTCCTACCGCATTCACTACCTGCCGCTGGATGTGCGCTTCGACTGGGTATGGGACTGGGCGCCTTGA
- the hisA gene encoding 1-(5-phosphoribosyl)-5-[(5-phosphoribosylamino)methylideneamino]imidazole-4-carboxamide isomerase, protein MLLIPAIDLKDGHCVRLKQGDMDQSTTFGEDPAAMARKWLDAGARRLHLVDLNGAFAGVPKNYSAIKSILKEVGDDIPVQLGGGIRDLDTIEKYIDGGLRYVIIGTAAVKNPGFLKDACSAFGGHIIVGLDAKDGKVATDGWSKLTGHEVVDLAKKFEDWGVESIIYTDIGRDGMLSGINIDATVKLAQALSIPVIASGGLSNMADIEQLCAVEDEGVEGVICGRAIYSGDLDFAAAQARADTLGRPV, encoded by the coding sequence ATGCTGCTCATCCCCGCCATCGACCTCAAAGACGGCCACTGCGTACGCCTCAAGCAAGGCGATATGGACCAATCCACCACCTTCGGTGAAGACCCGGCCGCCATGGCGCGCAAGTGGCTGGATGCCGGCGCACGCCGCCTGCATCTGGTGGACCTGAACGGTGCGTTTGCGGGCGTGCCCAAGAACTACAGCGCCATCAAGTCCATCCTGAAAGAGGTGGGTGACGACATCCCCGTGCAGCTGGGCGGTGGCATTCGCGACCTGGACACCATCGAAAAATACATCGACGGCGGCCTGCGCTACGTGATCATCGGCACGGCGGCGGTGAAGAACCCTGGCTTTCTCAAAGACGCCTGCAGCGCCTTTGGCGGCCACATCATCGTGGGGCTCGACGCCAAGGATGGCAAAGTGGCCACCGACGGCTGGAGCAAGCTCACCGGCCATGAAGTGGTGGACCTGGCCAAGAAGTTCGAGGACTGGGGTGTCGAATCCATCATCTACACCGACATCGGTCGTGACGGCATGCTGTCGGGCATCAACATCGACGCCACGGTGAAACTGGCCCAGGCTTTGAGCATCCCCGTGATCGCCTCGGGCGGCCTCTCGAACATGGCCGACATCGAGCAGCTGTGTGCGGTGGAAGACGAGGGCGTGGAGGGCGTGATCTGCGGCCGCGCCATCTACAGCGGCGACCTGGACTTTGCTGCCGCGCAGGCGCGCGCAGATACTTTGGGCCGCCCTGTCTGA
- a CDS encoding diguanylate cyclase, producing MEMPQPSNKTIHMTADTSTLEPLGATPTAFFAHAERMVILRPSGERAHDEADGVALPSWEAILGTGLVPLGFYLDGWTSADQADLAEKVRSSMWWDRPVVVASGGASPPPLADAAATYAQARSMSERALAVRRSFKRDPTTLHFDERVLLFLYLRDTAELQPLLDRLSAQLYRYPMVEALARDGDDAARCLATLTRRRLLEPALLIDRTRHCRTCASAHLHYLDVCPHCSSIHIGKSASLHCFSCGHVGPEAVFHNDGALVCPKCSTALRHIGVDYDRPLTQYACGSCHHVFMETSVIARCLDCATVAEPDALDMREVATLRLAPHGRAALRAGQIQESFAALDTANYVEPPYFRRLVDWTLATHVRHKEMRFALILVEFQNATGLIEQHGAARVFLMLDEFARRLHELLRTSDITTRTHEERLWLLLPFSSPEGLAARLEKALVSEDLAADGSALQARIRYLQVPGDLRPGDNAAQLMNRLEGSD from the coding sequence ATGGAGATGCCCCAACCCTCCAACAAAACCATTCACATGACTGCAGATACGTCGACGCTTGAGCCTCTCGGAGCTACTCCCACGGCCTTCTTTGCGCACGCCGAACGCATGGTGATCCTGCGCCCCTCGGGGGAACGCGCGCACGATGAGGCAGACGGCGTCGCGCTGCCGTCCTGGGAAGCAATTCTCGGCACCGGACTGGTCCCGCTGGGCTTCTATCTGGACGGCTGGACATCTGCCGATCAAGCCGATCTGGCAGAAAAAGTGCGAAGCAGCATGTGGTGGGATCGCCCGGTGGTGGTAGCTTCCGGCGGCGCCTCGCCGCCGCCCTTGGCCGATGCAGCCGCCACCTATGCACAAGCCCGCTCGATGAGCGAGCGGGCGCTGGCCGTACGGCGCAGTTTTAAAAGGGATCCCACAACACTGCATTTTGATGAGCGCGTGTTGTTGTTTCTCTACCTGCGCGACACCGCTGAACTCCAACCGTTGCTCGATCGGCTAAGTGCGCAGCTTTACCGCTATCCCATGGTAGAGGCCCTGGCGCGCGATGGCGATGATGCGGCCCGCTGCCTCGCAACGCTCACGCGCCGCAGGCTCCTGGAACCTGCGCTGTTGATTGACCGGACCCGCCATTGCCGCACCTGCGCCAGCGCGCACCTGCACTACCTGGACGTGTGCCCGCACTGCTCCAGCATACATATCGGCAAGTCGGCTTCGCTGCATTGTTTCTCGTGTGGTCACGTGGGTCCGGAGGCGGTATTCCATAACGACGGGGCGCTGGTGTGCCCCAAGTGCAGCACGGCCTTGCGGCATATCGGCGTTGACTATGACCGCCCTCTCACCCAGTACGCCTGTGGCAGCTGTCACCACGTTTTCATGGAAACCAGCGTTATTGCACGCTGCCTTGACTGCGCAACGGTGGCTGAGCCCGATGCTCTCGACATGCGAGAGGTCGCCACATTACGGCTCGCCCCGCATGGTCGCGCCGCCTTGCGTGCGGGCCAGATCCAGGAGTCCTTTGCGGCGCTGGACACCGCCAACTACGTCGAGCCCCCGTACTTTCGCCGACTGGTTGACTGGACACTTGCCACACACGTGCGCCACAAAGAAATGCGGTTTGCGCTGATTCTGGTGGAGTTCCAGAACGCCACCGGGCTGATTGAGCAGCATGGAGCCGCACGGGTGTTCCTGATGCTGGATGAATTCGCCCGCCGCCTGCACGAGTTGCTGCGAACCTCTGACATTACGACCCGGACGCATGAAGAGCGTCTGTGGCTTCTGCTGCCGTTTTCCTCACCCGAAGGTTTGGCGGCGCGGCTTGAGAAAGCTCTGGTATCCGAGGATCTCGCTGCAGATGGATCGGCGCTGCAGGCGCGGATACGATATCTGCAGGTGCCCGGCGATCTGCGCCCCGGCGACAACGCAGCGCAACTGATGAACCGCCTTGAGGGCAGCGACTGA
- the hisH gene encoding imidazole glycerol phosphate synthase subunit HisH, whose product MNMEAKTVAVVDYGMGNLRSVSQAVQAAAEGSGWTVVVTQRPEDVRAAQRIVLPGQGAMPDCMRELRESGLQESVLEAAASKPMFGVCVGMQMLLDHSAEGDTPGLGLIPGDVLKFDLAGRTQPDGSRFKVPQMGWNQVRQMPHAHHGGGVHPVWAGVPDSSYFYFVHSFYAVPKNPDHCAGQTDYGGLFAAAVARDNIFATQFHPEKSAEHGLALYRNFLHWNP is encoded by the coding sequence ATGAATATGGAAGCAAAAACAGTAGCGGTCGTGGACTACGGCATGGGCAACCTGCGCTCGGTGTCGCAGGCCGTGCAGGCCGCTGCCGAGGGCTCGGGCTGGACCGTGGTCGTCACTCAGCGCCCCGAAGACGTGCGCGCCGCCCAGCGCATCGTGCTGCCAGGGCAGGGCGCCATGCCCGACTGCATGCGCGAACTGCGCGAATCCGGCCTCCAGGAATCGGTGCTCGAAGCCGCTGCCTCCAAGCCAATGTTCGGCGTGTGCGTGGGCATGCAGATGCTGCTGGACCATAGCGCCGAGGGGGATACGCCGGGCCTGGGCCTCATCCCTGGCGACGTGCTCAAGTTCGACCTGGCAGGCCGCACCCAGCCTGACGGCAGCCGCTTCAAGGTGCCCCAGATGGGTTGGAACCAGGTGCGGCAGATGCCCCACGCCCACCACGGCGGTGGCGTGCACCCGGTGTGGGCTGGCGTGCCGGACAGCAGCTACTTCTACTTCGTGCACAGTTTCTACGCGGTGCCGAAAAATCCCGACCATTGCGCAGGGCAAACGGACTACGGCGGTTTGTTCGCTGCCGCCGTGGCACGCGATAATATTTTTGCCACCCAGTTCCACCCGGAGAAAAGCGCGGAGCACGGGCTGGCCCTGTACCGCAATTTTCTGCACTGGAATCCCTGA
- the galE gene encoding UDP-glucose 4-epimerase GalE — protein MILVTGGAGFIGSHTCVALAQAGVPYLILDNFANSRRSVIERIGRITGAAPLCVEADVRDERALARVFAEHPVDGVIHFAALKAVGESVREPLRYYDNNVSGTLTLLRAMQAAGVQTLVFSSSATVYGDPASVPIREDFPLSATNPYGWSKLMMEQMLADLDAAQPGRWRIARLRYFNPVGAHESGVIGEDPQGEPGNLMPYVAQVAAGERACLNVYGNDYGTPDGTGVRDYIHVCDLAEGHVAALRYLRGHAGLLTVNLGTGKPVSVLEMVHSFERASGRPVPYQVTGRRPGDVAQCWADPTLARQLLGWSARHGVDRMCADVWRWQNGVARTLD, from the coding sequence ATGATTCTTGTAACCGGTGGCGCAGGTTTTATAGGTTCGCACACCTGCGTGGCGCTGGCCCAGGCGGGTGTGCCCTACCTCATTTTGGACAACTTCGCGAACAGCCGCCGCTCAGTGATAGAGCGCATTGGGCGTATCACCGGGGCCGCGCCGCTGTGTGTAGAGGCGGATGTGCGCGACGAGCGGGCGCTGGCGCGTGTTTTTGCTGAACACCCTGTGGATGGCGTCATCCACTTTGCGGCGCTCAAGGCGGTGGGCGAATCCGTGCGGGAACCGTTGCGCTATTACGACAACAATGTCTCCGGCACGTTGACCCTGCTGCGGGCGATGCAGGCTGCAGGCGTGCAAACCCTCGTTTTTTCTTCCTCCGCGACGGTGTACGGCGATCCTGCATCAGTGCCCATCCGCGAAGACTTTCCGTTGTCTGCGACCAATCCCTATGGATGGAGCAAGCTCATGATGGAACAGATGCTGGCCGACCTCGATGCCGCGCAGCCTGGGCGGTGGCGGATTGCACGGCTGCGCTACTTCAACCCGGTGGGAGCGCACGAAAGCGGGGTCATCGGCGAGGATCCACAGGGAGAGCCGGGCAACCTGATGCCGTACGTCGCGCAGGTAGCAGCAGGGGAGCGCGCCTGCCTGAACGTGTATGGCAACGACTATGGCACCCCCGATGGGACCGGCGTGCGGGACTACATCCACGTGTGCGACCTCGCGGAAGGCCATGTTGCCGCTTTGCGCTATCTGCGCGGACATGCCGGATTGCTCACGGTCAACCTGGGTACCGGCAAGCCTGTGTCGGTCCTGGAGATGGTGCACAGTTTTGAACGGGCCAGCGGTCGGCCGGTGCCTTACCAGGTGACGGGGCGGCGGCCGGGTGACGTCGCGCAGTGCTGGGCCGACCCGACGCTTGCCCGGCAGTTGCTGGGGTGGAGCGCCCGCCATGGCGTGGATCGGATGTGTGCCGATGTATGGCGTTGGCAGAACGGAGTAGCCCGCACACTCGATTGA
- a CDS encoding TolC family protein, with product MSGYLSRHVRLALALPLAVALGLTLAAASPLAASSGAGSPGTGGSLSELETLARVAAPLVRLAQAELDVAGHRNDAARAGQGARLFGGGGLNVAREAVTDTLSRDYRRLNAQLGVRWPLLGSRNAQVRSLREAELAAAQGQQRLRQARSDAVQTVRRAYVRQVRTTQRLQIAQVFLDMRPRATAQLDSRHRSGLMLEAERLKLLGLFDAVQIASNNQLAQQALNLSELSRLTGQHPQVVQTQPMVWPETCRSADTLLASADESPAIALAQLELNTWGQIADTLKHTGLEASISLAQGLTHDIGGPNGRNTAVAIDFSMPLQWRAQRDAALGQIQGERTRLENLLQVRRGEFHALAEQQLVQWQLRQAELAGLVRRLEAAHEAVRVASRRLEAFDGDGYASLLTARHELYQASIQVIDGAERRDLAQLDLLALAPESCGSAIPAAQDEGSAVLSTLPAGFAAAAKAAPAPDAVGWYAWEGQALVERPSRLHALPSGSTRVLISFTAVQLHRLTLPSEKNRLLQLLAKARSLGIRVELLLGEPAWVLPAHRQDLLDLLARLRALPFDGLNLDLERSQLPSADQPLWDDAVVETLQAVRAAVPWPLGLTTHYRELQSPDFAQRIAAAGVSELVAMIYVSNPVRATDIARPLLQGPVGLRLALAQSMESTLPPEESSYSVGKAAALQRWRQLAKSLEGQPGFSGVLIQSLEEFNRARP from the coding sequence ATGTCCGGATACCTATCAAGACACGTGCGTCTGGCCTTGGCCTTGCCGCTGGCAGTGGCGCTGGGACTGACGCTCGCGGCGGCAAGCCCGTTGGCAGCCTCCTCAGGGGCTGGCTCTCCAGGCACCGGCGGTTCCCTTTCAGAGCTGGAGACCCTTGCGCGCGTGGCTGCCCCCCTGGTCAGGTTGGCACAAGCGGAACTGGATGTGGCGGGGCACCGCAATGACGCGGCCAGGGCCGGCCAGGGAGCACGGCTGTTCGGGGGGGGCGGACTGAACGTAGCGCGCGAAGCAGTGACCGACACGCTCAGCCGCGACTACCGACGCCTGAATGCCCAACTGGGTGTGCGCTGGCCTCTGCTGGGAAGCCGCAATGCGCAGGTGCGCAGTCTGCGCGAGGCAGAACTGGCCGCTGCCCAAGGCCAGCAGCGATTGCGCCAAGCACGCTCGGATGCAGTGCAGACTGTGCGAAGAGCCTATGTGCGACAAGTGCGCACTACACAGAGGTTGCAGATCGCCCAGGTTTTCCTGGATATGCGCCCCCGGGCGACGGCCCAGCTGGACTCCCGCCACAGATCCGGTTTGATGCTTGAGGCCGAAAGGCTCAAACTGCTGGGGCTGTTCGATGCGGTGCAGATCGCCAGCAACAACCAGCTTGCCCAGCAAGCCTTGAATCTCAGCGAACTTTCGCGGCTCACCGGCCAGCATCCACAGGTGGTCCAAACGCAGCCCATGGTGTGGCCAGAAACCTGCCGCAGCGCCGATACGCTGCTGGCAAGTGCCGACGAGAGCCCGGCCATTGCCCTGGCGCAGCTGGAACTCAACACATGGGGACAGATCGCGGACACCCTGAAGCACACCGGGCTGGAGGCCAGCATTTCCTTGGCGCAGGGGTTAACGCACGACATCGGCGGGCCCAACGGGCGCAACACCGCAGTGGCGATTGACTTTTCGATGCCCTTGCAATGGCGCGCCCAGCGGGACGCTGCCTTGGGGCAGATCCAGGGCGAACGCACACGGCTTGAAAACCTGCTGCAGGTACGCCGCGGCGAGTTTCATGCATTGGCAGAGCAGCAGCTCGTCCAGTGGCAACTGCGTCAAGCCGAATTGGCAGGTCTGGTCCGCAGGCTTGAGGCCGCGCACGAGGCGGTCCGCGTTGCCTCGCGACGCCTGGAAGCCTTTGATGGCGACGGATATGCCTCGCTCTTGACTGCACGCCACGAGCTTTATCAGGCATCCATCCAGGTCATCGATGGCGCAGAACGCCGCGACCTGGCCCAGCTGGATCTGCTGGCCTTGGCCCCGGAGAGCTGCGGCTCGGCGATCCCTGCTGCGCAGGATGAAGGTTCTGCCGTGTTGTCGACACTGCCCGCCGGGTTTGCCGCGGCAGCCAAGGCGGCCCCAGCCCCGGACGCCGTGGGCTGGTACGCATGGGAAGGGCAGGCGCTTGTGGAGCGCCCCAGCCGCTTGCACGCGCTGCCCTCGGGCAGCACGCGGGTCTTGATCTCCTTCACGGCAGTGCAACTGCACCGGCTGACACTTCCTTCTGAAAAAAACAGGCTCTTGCAGCTGCTCGCCAAGGCCAGGTCCCTGGGGATTCGCGTGGAGCTGCTGCTGGGCGAGCCCGCCTGGGTACTGCCCGCGCACCGGCAGGATCTGCTGGATTTGCTGGCCCGATTGCGCGCCCTCCCCTTCGACGGATTGAATCTTGACCTGGAGCGCAGCCAATTGCCCTCCGCCGACCAACCGCTCTGGGACGACGCAGTCGTCGAGACTCTGCAAGCCGTACGCGCCGCCGTGCCTTGGCCATTGGGCCTGACCACACACTACCGGGAGCTGCAGTCGCCCGATTTCGCTCAGCGCATTGCTGCCGCTGGTGTCTCGGAACTGGTGGCCATGATCTACGTAAGCAATCCAGTGCGCGCGACCGACATCGCACGACCCCTTCTCCAGGGCCCCGTCGGACTGCGGCTGGCGTTGGCACAAAGCATGGAATCCACGTTGCCCCCGGAGGAAAGCAGCTATTCGGTGGGCAAAGCAGCGGCACTGCAACGCTGGCGCCAACTGGCGAAATCACTGGAAGGGCAGCCTGGATTCAGCGGCGTTCTGATCCAGTCGCTGGAAGAGTTCAATAGGGCACGACCTTGA
- a CDS encoding glycosyltransferase, giving the protein MKFFPFVVLLEAPFYILVTAGMVRYGLREHRPDRQRERYPRVSCLITCYSEGEDVRKTIESLAHQLYPGVIEIIAIVDGAIQNRPTLVAARNARTLLRAAPRRQLVVLPKWQRGGRVSSLNAGLSVATGEIVMALDGDTSFDNDMVRNATRHFDDPGVVAVAGNLRVRNAKRSLATRMQALEYLLSIAAGKTGLSEFNLVNNISGAFGVFRTQFIRNLGGWDAGTAEDLDMTTRIKQYFGRHPGLRIVFEPHAVGHTDAPDSWRIFFRQRLRWDGDMFYIFIRKFRFNLRPRLLGWRNFLFVVVNGLLMQLVMPFMIVGYTGVMLFTLPVGAVLGVLGFIYLAYLASLLFYFLLYIVAVSERPADDLVYLAFLPLFPLFAFVNRVHCSFSILQEIFLKSHLDSSMAPWWVLRKTKF; this is encoded by the coding sequence TTGAAGTTCTTTCCCTTCGTAGTGCTGCTGGAGGCGCCGTTCTACATTCTGGTCACTGCCGGCATGGTGCGATACGGGCTGCGCGAGCACCGGCCTGATCGGCAGCGCGAGCGGTATCCGCGCGTTTCGTGCCTGATCACGTGCTACTCGGAGGGCGAGGACGTGCGCAAGACCATTGAGTCCCTGGCGCACCAGCTGTATCCCGGCGTCATAGAGATCATCGCCATCGTTGACGGGGCCATACAAAACCGCCCCACGCTGGTGGCGGCGCGCAACGCCCGGACATTGCTGCGCGCCGCTCCCCGTCGCCAGCTGGTGGTGTTGCCCAAATGGCAACGCGGTGGCCGGGTCTCTTCGCTCAACGCCGGCCTGTCCGTGGCCACAGGTGAGATCGTGATGGCGCTGGACGGAGACACTTCGTTCGACAACGACATGGTGCGCAATGCCACCCGCCATTTTGATGATCCTGGTGTGGTGGCAGTCGCAGGGAACCTGCGCGTGCGCAATGCCAAACGGTCGCTGGCCACGCGCATGCAGGCGCTGGAATACCTGCTGTCGATCGCGGCCGGTAAAACGGGGTTGTCGGAGTTCAACCTGGTCAACAACATCTCCGGCGCGTTTGGCGTGTTTCGCACGCAGTTCATCCGCAACCTGGGAGGGTGGGACGCGGGCACAGCCGAAGACCTGGACATGACTACGCGCATCAAGCAGTACTTCGGTCGCCACCCCGGCCTTCGCATCGTGTTTGAGCCGCACGCCGTCGGACACACCGATGCACCCGACTCCTGGCGCATCTTCTTTCGCCAGCGGCTGCGCTGGGACGGCGACATGTTCTACATCTTCATTCGCAAGTTCCGGTTCAACCTACGCCCCAGGCTGCTGGGTTGGCGCAATTTCCTGTTCGTGGTCGTCAACGGCTTGCTGATGCAGCTCGTGATGCCTTTTATGATCGTCGGCTACACCGGCGTCATGCTGTTCACGCTGCCGGTGGGCGCAGTGCTGGGCGTCCTTGGCTTCATTTATCTCGCGTATCTGGCGTCCCTCCTTTTTTACTTCCTGCTCTACATCGTGGCCGTCTCAGAGCGGCCCGCGGACGATCTGGTGTACCTTGCCTTCCTGCCCCTGTTCCCCCTGTTTGCATTTGTCAATCGTGTGCACTGCTCTTTTTCCATCCTCCAGGAAATTTTCCTGAAGTCGCATCTGGACTCGTCCATGGCGCCTTGGTGGGTTCTTCGAAAAACCAAATTCTGA
- the hisB gene encoding imidazoleglycerol-phosphate dehydratase HisB: protein MTSSALVPSAPSADPMADRIAEVSRNTAETRITARINLDGTGQAKLHTGIGFFDHMLDQIARHGLIDLDIDCEGDLHIDGHHTVEDVGITLGQAFARAVGDKKGIRRYGHAYVPLDEALSRVVVDFSGRPGLHMDVKFTAGSIGQLDTQLVFEFFQGFVNHAGVTLHIDNLKGVNAHHQCETIFKAFGRTLRAALERDPRSAGVIPSTKGSL from the coding sequence ATGACTTCCTCCGCACTCGTACCCTCCGCCCCATCGGCCGACCCGATGGCCGACCGCATCGCCGAGGTCAGCCGCAACACCGCCGAGACGCGCATCACTGCGCGCATCAACCTTGACGGCACCGGCCAAGCCAAGCTGCACACCGGCATCGGCTTCTTCGACCACATGCTTGACCAGATCGCCCGCCATGGGCTGATCGACCTCGACATCGACTGTGAAGGCGACCTGCACATCGACGGCCACCACACGGTGGAAGACGTGGGCATCACCCTGGGCCAGGCCTTTGCACGCGCCGTGGGCGACAAGAAAGGCATCCGCCGCTACGGCCACGCCTACGTGCCGCTGGATGAAGCGCTGTCGCGCGTGGTGGTCGATTTTTCGGGCCGCCCCGGGCTGCACATGGACGTGAAGTTCACGGCCGGCAGCATCGGCCAGCTCGACACGCAACTGGTGTTCGAGTTCTTCCAGGGCTTTGTGAACCACGCGGGCGTGACGCTGCACATCGACAACCTCAAGGGCGTCAACGCCCACCACCAGTGCGAGACCATCTTCAAGGCGTTCGGGCGCACGCTGCGCGCGGCGCTGGAACGCGACCCGCGCTCGGCCGGTGTCATCCCCTCCACCAAGGGCTCGTTGTGA